Within Coffea arabica cultivar ET-39 chromosome 4e, Coffea Arabica ET-39 HiFi, whole genome shotgun sequence, the genomic segment tattttccttcatttctgtCCTCATAGCTTTTGTTGTATTCcttatttatctaattttttcaATGTAATATAGTGCAGGGCCCCTCCAGGTTTAGGTTATGGGTTAAGCTAGTGAAAATTCTGATTCTTTTTAACTGTAAATACTAGGATGTTTAGTACGTGGAGGATTTGGCAAATAGCCTGAAATAATTTGTCCTGCATTTCACTGTTCTtgagggggggggggtggtgggACTGCTTTTTTTTACGCCTTGAATGCAATTTTGTTGATCAATGTTTAGGGTTCTTGAAAGGTTCTTATTGTAGGGAGATGCACCATAGTGCGAGGAGGTTCCATGTATGCATGAGGCACCATCTTCAAGGGGAACCCACAATTAAAATGGTGCAAAGGGGGGTTTCGTAAGTCTCGATGACTCGCCCTACTTGTTCAGGGCCTTCAAACGAAGGAGACGCAGGCGCTGCTTTTAACAGTtcaaaagttagcaaatttacgCCTTTTAAAACTTAAACCGGAATATTAGTGAGGTTTTCCCGCAGCAGGAATTTGTAGGCGTTCGTTCACTTGGTCAGGCAGCAGCCAAAACCAAGCCTCAATGGTAGGACAATAAAAGGCTCAACATTCACTCACAGGCTAACGGCCAAATCACAGTTTTATTGTACGGGCCCCAGAATTGAAGATAACCTCGTATTCTAATTTCCTCTTATGCATATTATTCTTTCAAATTTAGTAGGCTTCTTCTACTACAATTACATTCCTTTCGCAGTCCAAAGGGAATGCAAACACTTCCTTCCCCTGCAATATTATGTGCCCTCGCGTCACCTGAATGTCCAGACGCTTCTAGCTGAGGCTGAAATCACAATCACTTTCACCATCCCCCGGGCAAAATGTAACATATTAAGGTTCAAAAGAGGAAATAACAAAATAGTAATTCAACAATCTGGTCTTGGGCATGGTTTTAAGCAGAACTTTTGATTTCATTTCTTGTAACGCACAACATTTAGCAAACTACATTTATACCGTGATACAACATTACAGAACGCTTCCCTTCTAATCACCCTACTTGCATCTACCTGCCTGCTGTGACTGGCAGGAAGAAGTAAACAATAAACAATTGAAATAGGaaaacaaaaacataaaaagtgGTAAAACGTTAGGTGAAGAATGACAACAAAAATTTAGTGATCTACTCAAATCATGGATTATAGAACATTTCACTGGTTCAGCGATAGCATCTATAAGCGGGACTATACATACAGCTCTCAgcatatgcaactaaatttTCTGGTTGAGGCAGACGAGTAGCCAAACCTGTACAGCAACCAAGAGTCAAGCTATAGATCGCAGAAAATGCACTCAAGCTAAAACATATGGTCCCATGGCAGGAAATCTTACCTAGCTCATATGCTTTTGCAGCTACATCAGCAGcaattttggcagaaatttttctaatattagAGAATGGGGGATAAATGAGACCGCTCTCAAGATTTTCTTCAGTGACCTGTGCAGCCAGAGCTTCAGCTGTTTCAAGAAAGCAGAAATACCAGAGATTTTGAgtaacaaataatttttttttcaaaacaagtAATGTTCAAACTATTCAAAGACAAACTAACAGAGATGCTGGATGATCCTATGACTATAACATCTGCATTTCAATATGGTTTTCATACATGAACTTTAGCTATCGTCCAACTTAGGTCCTAGAGAGTGAGAGAATTGGTATCAAAATCCCGAAATATGTAATaaaaaaacacacaaagcatctgaaaaaatttaaagaattgGTATCAAAATGAACTTTAGACAGTGTGGAAAGACAAGTACGCAAAAGTGCAGCATTTCCATCCCATTAAAACTCATGTTGCTCTCAGATTTATTTTAAGGTTCTCTCTTTTGGCTGACCCCAAGCTGGGAGAGAGACACACACATTAAAATTGAATACTTACAAACAAATGGCATGGTGGTTAGAATTATGACTAATAATTACATATGCAACAACTTACAGGCTGCCAGGAGCATATCATCATGGACACGGATGGCACCAGAAATTATCAGACCCAGACCAAGACCAGGGAAGATGTACGCATTATTTGCCTAAAAGATATGTATGTATTATAGTTAGTCCAAAAAGGCACATATCCTGAGGATAAGATTGTGTCAGATAGATTATTATGAGGATTAACACCTGGCCAGATGCATAGACCTTCCCATCATATTCAACTGGATCAAATGGACTACCACTAGCAAAAATAGCACGACCCTGAAGTAGACATAGAACAAAGAAGAGATGTAACAGTGTCATGCAGTGATAGAGATGAAGATTCACCAAAAAGTCAGCATGGCAGAAGACTACATGAAACAAAGATGTATGATAACATCACCTCACTCCACATGTAGGCTTCTTCAGCAGTACACTCTGACTGTGAAGTTGGGTTGGAGAGGGCAAGTACAACGGGTTTCTGCATTAAGAACAATGTCAGTGTTTTGATCTATATAAAATGTTTTATGCAAACATAAACTGAACAAAATCCCAGCAAGGAAGGGAGGGAGGATGCATCACCTCGTTGAAGGTTGCCATAGCTTCAACAACTTCTTTGGTAAATGTTCTTCCAGCTCCTGATGATCCAATCAACACGGTTGGCTTGATTGCCtggcaaaagaagaaagaaagataaaGATGACAAAAACACACAAGCTTAAAAACATGCACTCGACAGAGGACTTCTCAGACCTTGACAGCATCCACCAGGTTTGTAACAGGTTCATGCTCATGAGCCCAGGGTCTCTTAAAATGCTGAAGTCCTTCCATGCGAGACCGCGTAATTAAACCCTACAGTGAAAATAATTTGAGTATTATGACAGTtctatttcttctttcttttccttttttttctggtAGGAAGATGGGTTAGGAGAAGGTTTAACACCTTTGAGTCCACCATCCAAATTTTCTTACGAGTTTCGTCTACTGGAGCTCCAGTCTGCAAAAGAAGGTTGAATTTTCACCTCTTGCTATGTACTTCTCAAGGAGCTTCTTCAAAAGAAACTAAGCACATACAGCACATAGAAGGCAACACATTCAATTAGTTTTCACCTGCTTTGACATCTCAAGAGCAATGAGCTCAGCAATACCAGTGCCAGCCTGCATTACCAGAAGGATAGGAGCAAATGTTGTACCTTAAGACTaaaagcagaaaacaagaaCTTGTAGGAAATTTGGCCGGAAAACGGACAAAGTTGCATAAGTTATACATGCAGTCTCAAACCACTGGCAGACCAGAAGATTGAAACATTCAATTGATGGTATAAACactatgcattttttcttttttctttttttttttttggagacaGGAAACAAGAACTACCTCCCCTGCTCCAAGAAATAGGAAAGTATGCTCAGCTAAGGTCCCTCCAACTAACTTCAGTGCTGCAATAAGCCCAGCAAGGACCACAGATGCTGTCCCCTGAAAAATGTGTGAAATGTTTATATCAATTCTTGGGAGAGAACCAAGACCATGGTGGCTAAAGGCCCAACATTTAGTGGAACAGTAAACGACTTGTTGTACCTGAATATCATCATTGAAAACAAGGTGTGTAGGGCCATATTTTGCAAGAAGATCGAAAGCATTGTGATTTGCAAAATCTTCAAACTGCAAAATGCAGACAGACAGTGACAATTTGAGCACATTGACTTAATAGCTCCATATAATGGAATCTCAGAAATGTGCATAACCTGAATGAGGACTTTCTCCCCATAGGTCTGCTTGACAGCAGACATAAATTCATCTATCAGCTCCGCATATTCCTGATGACGGCAAAACAATCTAACTTAATTAAGAAATGAATGACCAGGTAATATATCTCATGTCAAGCAGTTTGAAGGTCAAATTTCTAACCTTCCCTGTTGCTCGTCTTTGCCTGAGCCCaatgtaaaattcatcattcagTAACTTCTCATTGTTTGTACCCACATCAATTGTTACAGGTAAACACTGTAAAAACAGTAAAAACCGTTTACTATATTTTGCCACTATTGTGCATAGCCAAAAGTGAAGCAGGTCATGTCATGAAACCATTCCACAGGAAAATCTATCATGATATTTTAATACAgcaataaaagataaaataaaataaaatctatctTTTCTacgaaaagataaaaaaaaataaaatcatacAGCAATAAACAAAGTTTGCCATTATTGGCAGTACACGAACATATTTTTGCCCTTGGACGTTGTACCAATTGGAGGTTGGAGCATATGTCTTCTATTAAGCCACAAGTCCAAATGAAAAACAAGATTAAATCTCTGAGCATAGAACAATTTCCAGTGGTTAACTAATGCTCTTAGGTATGATTAAAAAAAGGGCCCATAAAATAACACACCAACAGCAAAGAAAAGGTTATTAACGACCACAGTTAAAACCTTTATTTGCAGCATGATAGCTATTCAAGGAAAGCAGTGCTGCTAAAGTTTCTTTACCAGCCAATTGAAACAAATGAACAAAGTAAAGGTCTTGCATATACTTACAGCTGAAGGACGAATACCACCAAGAGCTGTGTACAGAGAGAGCTTCCCTACAGGTATGCCCATTCCCTGGTAACAAGCAAAGATGGATAAGAAAAAGATCATATGCTAATTAATAGAAGCCCATATCTGCATGCCTACTAAGGTATGACCAAATGCAAAGAATTCTTCCTTGAAAACCCTCTTCCTGCCGTGATAACATCAAAGAAGTAAAAGACATGGAAACCAAAAGGTGATGACGTGCCTGGCAACCCAGGTCTCCAAGCCCCAAAATGCGTTCACCATCTGTGACAACAATAACTTGAATCTTCTGCTGGGGCCAATTTTTCAGCACCTCAAGAATTTTTCCTCTGACAAATGTTAAACAGCCAAGTCTTAAAATGTGAGAAAAAGAACTCCAGGTAAAACTGCTGTCAAATGCAAAACACAAAACATACTTTTCCTTCAAACTGATAAAGAGACCCTGTGGCTGTCTGAAGATGGTCCCATATTTCTGGCAAGCCTCGCCCACAGTTGGAGTGTAAACAACTGGAAGCAGCTCCTCAACATGGTCAATGAGAAGCTTGTAGAACAACCTTTCATTCCTTTCCTGTGTAAACCAGAAGAAAACAAATCCAAATATTAAGTATTCAGACTATTTAAGACCACATAAATATTAGATGAATCGGTTTTGTAATATTCTCAGACTTCACTGTATAGTATCACGTGCTTATTTATTAAGTCAAACTATACATATTTTACACTGACACTGTGTTATGCTTAAGATTTATTCCGAGTGTAGACGCTATCAAACTAtctgcaaaatgataaaactcaAAGCAGAGAAAAATTACAGAACTAAATTGGTTTAGAAAACACTTCTAAAAATGCAGATAACAACTTAATTGTTCAACAACCTGAAGATCCATCATGGCCATATATCGCTGCAGGGGTACTTGATACTGACGAATATTTGCCATCATTTTTTTCACCTGTTCGGTAGAATGATAGAAGAGAATGATTGAGTTAGCAGCAGCAAAATGAGTGAATTAGACAGACAAATTGAATATTGAAAGATTACAAAACCTGAAGTTCTTGGCTGACAACCACAGGTGGAAGAAGACCACGCAAGTAATGTGCATCCTTCTCCTTCTCAGTAAATGCAAGCCCCTTATTATAGTGTGGATCACGCAACAATGGATATCCACTGCAGCACGAAATTAAAATACAAGAATCATGTTTCAGAACATGCCCGAAAAACATCCATCATGTACCAGAATATTAGAAGGTTTAGAGACCAGAGCATGAAACTTAAGAGCTGACAAATTCACAAAATAAACAGAAGAACAAAAACCTTTGGAGTCTATTACTCAAAATACACTCTGTTAATTGAAAGGGTAAAACAGAGTGAACTTGCACCGTATTTTCAATTAACTAGAAATTAGCTAAAGAGTTCCAACTAGATTTAGATTAAActtcaaaagaaataaaaaatctaaTATTTTGGCCCAATTGAACAGTTAAAATGAAAACAACATGATTAAAAAGCGCGCGGGCATGCACACGCATAAATATTGCATCTTTATTAACAACCACACCTACAAGCAGTGAGATTTTCACTAATAAACTAAAGACATTTCTAATTCCCTTGCAAACAAAAAGTAACGATCATAACATTGGAATCATCGAAAAATCATTAAAAGCTGATATAACAAGTGATCTCTCACCTAGCAACAGAGACAGTCCAAGGCGTAATGGACTGATCCTCGGTGGCAGTATCCTCACCGTACACGTCACCAATTCCGCCAGTAACCTTTGATTTGGAGTCCTTGTCAGCCGGTGGTGCTGGTGAAGCATCTCTAATCTCCTTCAGACTAGTCTCCACCAAAACGCTCACGTTTCGATCCcctgctctcccatttgagcggACCGACGCCACCACCACCATAGGAGGTGCAACTCTTCTGTGTTGCTGCACCACGCCTCTGGACACCCCATAAAGCGAATTATCCTGTAAAACAAAATCAATTAGCATAATCAACAaactaaatcaaaatcaaacGTGTTAGCTTTGCGTCTTTTTTCCCAAAACAGGGGATACCCATTGGCGCAAAAGTTTGAATCTTTAATTTGGAAGATTTGCTCAGatacaaaaatcaaaatggGATTGGTttgagacttttttttttctttttcttgtaaaaTCTTTATTTGGTGAAGTAAGCTAGCTTGGATCAAAAAATTAGATGGCAAAGTTGGGAAAATTAAGAAGTAGGATAGCTTTAAAATGTGCAAACATAAGTGGGTTTAGGGCGAATTACCAGAAAACTAGTGCCATTTAAGGATAACATGGTGAATGAaatggaggaaaagaaagacggtgaggagaaaaagagattgggaaagaaaagaaaagaagggagaAGTGTCTGTTGTAGCTTGAGCtgattatatatatgtatctgCTCCAACTACCTCCCCCTCTACGCctccttctctctctttccctcttcCTAATTGTCCTCCTCTTGAGTAGAGAGAGTATGGTTTTGATCTGATCAGCGGCTTTATACAGGCGGCAACATCCAAGCAAAAATGTCAAGAGACTTTCCTCTCTTTCCTCGTCGTTGCTCACGTGTTTCGGTTCCAAACATTACCCTCCGACATTTTCCTACGCAATACCGTTTGTCCGCTGTTTGCTtactttcttcttctcttttctgtttttaggggtttactttttttttttttaggggttTACGTTTGAGGAAATTCTCAAATAGTGTAAGGAGTGTTTGGATACctcaattattttaaataatatcttgcttgcatcacaaacacatttttcaacctacatttttatattcccaatcacctttttatctcacatacatcacatcacaaaaagtgctacagtaattattccaaataatatttcaaataatacactatccaaacatGTCTAATTCAGAAATTGTTCTATAGTAAGAGTTGTGAAATCCAGTGAAGGGATCTTTTAGGGAAATAATGCATTTACTGAATAAGTTTTTCACCCTTTAAATAGAAATAAGTTTTTTGAGAATTAATTTaagaaagtttcattttttaaaatttacctGTTTACTATTATACAAGTTCTTACAGCTTCCACGACCAACCTTCCCCcaccccacaaaaaaaaaaccaaaataaatGTTGCCACTTAGGACAAGTAAGAGAATTTTGAGCGACAAATTTTGAGGACAAGTAAGAGAATTTTGGGTTAAGAACGCTCAAGGTCTTTGAGATAATAAATTATCTTAAATGCTACATaaacaaatttttgttttgaagtGTAAGTAAGACTAATTTATAGATCATATTTGTCACTTTTTATGTACGTGATGCGTTATTGTTATATACTAAATTATGCAACGCAAAAAAAAGTCCAAGATGGTAAGTTATTTATAATTTAACGTGTGTAATGTGATATATACGAGATAAAATATAATTAtgaaggtgattgaaaaatatacttGAGATGCAGgtaaataactttttttgaatagatcaatccaaacacactcacttGAACAGTAGTATATTTGTTCTCTCAATGCAAAGaatcaaaaacttcaaaatatattttttacttGATCACTTTAAGACAcgttgttttattattttctaattagCGATTTTCAAGTTTTACATGTCTCATTTTTTCTTATTACTTTGACACTTAATAatacaaaattttcaacaatcaTTAGGGAGCGAAAGGCAAACAATCATGCGTTGATAAGATCGTGTTGGGGGTTACATTTAGTTTTGATTAAAAACAATTTTCTTATTAATTTTGTTAgagaaataaatttattttccaatTAAAGAAACTAGGAGCCCCTTTGGATTACTATAAGTTTTCagaatttttacaaaaaaaattattataataatataatatatgtaaaataaaataaatttaattaaaaatatatataaagagaatttttagaaaagagTGTGAACTTTTTAACTTAAATTTCATCAATGGCATCTCGGATATTATGTTCGACTCCTAGTGTATATATGTCTAAAACAGGACAAGCACCTGGTAAATACCGACAGAGAGTATTAGGTGCGGAAATCTCGTATTGTCATGATGTCATCTGATGAAGGAGATGGCTGTGAAAACCGACGGCTTGACCTGTAAAGAAGAGCAAGGCAAAAGGTTGAGGGAACAAGGGGCTGTCCTTCTCGTTGAAAATTGCTTCCACATTTGTCTCTTCGGTTACTGTTCGCATTTGGTACTTCAATTACAAGACGACTGatttaggttgtgtttggattgcattttctgtcatttttcatggaaaaattactgtagcgatttgatatatgtgagggaaaaaggtgatagggaaatgtgatcacgaaaaacgacaatattttccgacgaaaacaagcaatccaagcattTCCGTAAGGAATAACCTAATTCTTATATTGGTcccaaaatatattattatgtCAAATCATTTCCCGATAACCTTTTACTTTTGCAAACTAGTTTA encodes:
- the LOC140005889 gene encoding NADP-dependent malic enzyme, chloroplastic-like, giving the protein MLSLNGTSFLDNSLYGVSRGVVQQHRRVAPPMVVVASVRSNGRAGDRNVSVLVETSLKEIRDASPAPPADKDSKSKVTGGIGDVYGEDTATEDQSITPWTVSVASGYPLLRDPHYNKGLAFTEKEKDAHYLRGLLPPVVVSQELQVKKMMANIRQYQVPLQRYMAMMDLQERNERLFYKLLIDHVEELLPVVYTPTVGEACQKYGTIFRQPQGLFISLKEKGKILEVLKNWPQQKIQVIVVTDGERILGLGDLGCQGMGIPVGKLSLYTALGGIRPSACLPVTIDVGTNNEKLLNDEFYIGLRQRRATGKEYAELIDEFMSAVKQTYGEKVLIQFEDFANHNAFDLLAKYGPTHLVFNDDIQGTASVVLAGLIAALKLVGGTLAEHTFLFLGAGEAGTGIAELIALEMSKQTGAPVDETRKKIWMVDSKGLITRSRMEGLQHFKRPWAHEHEPVTNLVDAVKAIKPTVLIGSSGAGRTFTKEVVEAMATFNEKPVVLALSNPTSQSECTAEEAYMWSEGRAIFASGSPFDPVEYDGKVYASGQANNAYIFPGLGLGLIISGAIRVHDDMLLAASEALAAQVTEENLESGLIYPPFSNIRKISAKIAADVAAKAYELGLATRLPQPENLVAYAESCMYSPAYRCYR